Proteins encoded within one genomic window of Amorphoplanes friuliensis DSM 7358:
- a CDS encoding carbohydrate ABC transporter permease: MATTLRRRQDGPGINWWLTALLMVLALTIAVPLYFAVVTALKTTDQLGGTGFGLPTDIRWANFADAWRLTDFPRTALNSAVITVGAVVLTLLTNSMVAYAIARNMHRRLFKILYYYFVSALFVPFPIIMLPVAKETAILHLDNRVGLVLLYVVYGLAFNIFIFTAYINSIPQALEEAAVIDGASTWQVFWRVIFPLMAPMNATVGILTCLWAWNDFLLPLVILSDPGSATLPLVQYVFQSQFQTNYPAAFASYLMAMAPLLIVYVFAQRWVISGVTRGAVK; the protein is encoded by the coding sequence ATGGCCACCACGCTTCGCCGCCGGCAGGACGGCCCCGGCATCAACTGGTGGCTCACAGCGCTGCTCATGGTGCTGGCGCTGACCATCGCCGTTCCGCTGTACTTCGCCGTTGTCACCGCCCTGAAGACCACGGATCAGCTCGGGGGTACGGGATTCGGCCTGCCCACCGACATCCGGTGGGCCAACTTCGCCGACGCCTGGCGGCTCACCGATTTTCCCCGTACGGCTCTCAACAGCGCCGTCATCACCGTCGGCGCGGTCGTACTGACCCTGCTGACGAACTCGATGGTCGCGTACGCGATCGCCCGCAACATGCACCGGCGCCTGTTCAAGATCCTGTACTACTACTTCGTCTCGGCGCTGTTCGTCCCGTTCCCGATCATCATGCTGCCGGTCGCGAAGGAGACGGCGATCCTGCACCTGGACAACCGGGTCGGGCTGGTCCTGCTGTACGTCGTGTACGGCCTGGCGTTCAACATCTTCATCTTCACGGCCTACATCAACAGCATCCCGCAGGCCCTCGAGGAGGCCGCGGTCATCGACGGCGCGTCCACCTGGCAGGTGTTCTGGAGGGTCATCTTCCCGCTGATGGCCCCGATGAACGCCACGGTCGGCATCCTGACCTGCCTGTGGGCCTGGAACGACTTCCTGCTGCCCCTGGTCATCCTCTCCGACCCCGGATCGGCGACCTTGCCGCTGGTGCAGTACGTGTTCCAGTCCCAGTTCCAGACCAACTATCCGGCCGCGTTCGCCAGTTACCTCATGGCGATGGCACCGCTGCTCATCGTGTACGTGTTCGCCCAGCGCTGGGTCATCTCCGGCGTCACCCGGGGCGCGGTGAAGTAA
- a CDS encoding nuclear transport factor 2 family protein: MTGPAPRPPLPPFDEAGARAKVQAAEDAWNSRDPERVAAAYTPDSQWRNRDEFLTGRDEIVAFLTRKWARERDYALRKSLWAFTADRIAVRFQYEWRDESGQWWRSYGNENWQFDASGYMSRREASINDVRINEDERRIHGTRPAAEHGDDLPLH; this comes from the coding sequence ATGACCGGGCCGGCACCCCGTCCCCCGCTGCCCCCGTTCGACGAGGCCGGCGCGCGGGCCAAGGTCCAGGCCGCCGAGGACGCCTGGAACAGCCGTGACCCCGAACGAGTCGCCGCCGCCTACACACCGGACAGCCAATGGCGCAACCGCGACGAGTTCCTCACCGGCCGCGACGAGATCGTCGCCTTCCTCACCCGCAAATGGGCCCGCGAACGCGACTACGCCCTGCGTAAGAGCCTGTGGGCCTTCACCGCCGACCGCATCGCCGTCCGCTTCCAGTACGAGTGGCGCGACGAATCCGGCCAGTGGTGGCGCAGCTACGGCAACGAGAACTGGCAGTTCGATGCCTCGGGGTACATGAGCCGCCGCGAGGCGAGCATCAACGACGTCCGCATCAACGAGGACGAGCGACGCATCCACGGCACCCGGCCGGCGGCCGAACACGGGGACGACCTGCCGCTGCACTGA